The sequence AGTCAGAGTCTTGATTGCCGAGGCTAATCCTGCCATTGCGTCGGGCCTCCGCCTGATGCTTGAGCAGTGGGGTGTGGGAGGGTGCGAAGCGGTTTCCACGCGCACCGAGTTGGCCGCGGCGCTGAGCGAGGCCACACCCGACGTTGTTCTGTTCAACATCGACTTGATGAGCGATTTGAACGAGATCGAAAGCCTGTTGCGTCGGCACCCGATCGGCGCCATCGGCTTGGCGGCACATTTTCTTACGTCAGATTGGCTGATGCAGGACAAGGTGCCGATTCTCGAAATGCCGTTCGGCCTCGACAAGCTGCGGTCGGCAATTTTGTCGGCAGCACGAGGAACCGGTAAGGGCATCGTTCAGACGGGGAGCGGGGAGGTACGACGGCCGGCAACAGCATCGCAACGATGAAACGCCTGTTCCCACCTCGGCACACTGAACACCTCTTAACATTACGCAACAACGCTTCACGGCCCAAAGCGCTCAGCATGTTGCACGCTGCTCTGCCAACGCTCGGATCGATCATTTTTTGAAGGAGGCGTGACCGTGCAAACACGGCAACGGAAAAGGAAATGGACCCTTGCTCCCTTAGCGTTGTGTGTGCCGCTGGCGTTCGGAAGCACCCTTTCGGTTCCGGCGGTTGCGGCGGAGCAGACGCCCGACA comes from Azospirillum brasilense and encodes:
- a CDS encoding response regulator transcription factor; this translates as MLSEVRVLIAEANPAIASGLRLMLEQWGVGGCEAVSTRTELAAALSEATPDVVLFNIDLMSDLNEIESLLRRHPIGAIGLAAHFLTSDWLMQDKVPILEMPFGLDKLRSAILSAARGTGKGIVQTGSGEVRRPATASQR